The following nucleotide sequence is from Bacteroidales bacterium.
ATGCAGAAAGAAGCTGATGGCTGAATTGGTTAAATACAATGAAGGGATTGACATACAAGCATATAAAGCCATATTAGGCGGCACGAAGCGCTTTCGTTCATTGGTAGGCGACTTGCTCGAAGCTGAAAAAAGCATCACCATGCAGCGCGGCGCTGATTTTGAAACAAGAATTTTTATAACCGAAACCGGAAAACAAATTATTGATGGCGATCTATCTTGATAATTCCGCAACTTCTTGGCCTAAACCACAATCGGTCATCAAAGCGATGATTGATTATATGGAAAACTATGGTGGTAGTCCGGGAAGGTCAGGACATACATTTGCCCTGAAAGCCGCCAGAAAGGTTTTCGAAACACGGGAGTTGATCGCCCGGTTTTTCAATGTTCCCAGTTCTGACAGGGTGATTTTTACCGCAAACGGAACCCATGCCATCAATCTTGGATTGAAGGGGTTGCTCAAAAAAGGCGACCATGTGATCATCAGCCACATGGAACATAATTCGGTTTTCAGGCCGTTGAAGCATATGGAAAATTCAGGCCTCATTGATCTTTCAACCACTGATGTTGACCAAAACGGAGCTATTGATCCAAATGATATAAAAAAAGCCATCAAACCCAATACGCGGATGGTTGCAATGCTGCACGGTTCAAATGTGAGCGGCACTGTTTTTCCGATCAAAGAAATCGGCGCAATCTGCAAATCGCACGGCATTTTGTTCATGGTTGATGCTGCACAGACTGCCGGGCTTATTCCAATTGACGTACAGCGGGATAATATTGACCTGCTCGCATTTACAGGTCATAAAAAACTTAATGGGCCACCGGGAATTGGCGGATTGTGTTTAAAAGATGAACTGCATCTTGAAGGATTGGTACTGGGAGGATCGGGCAGCCGGTCAGAGATGGCAGAGCACCCTCAATTTTATCCCGATCGACTCGAAGCCGGAACCTTGAATACTGTCGGTATCATCGGCCTGAAAGCGGGAATGGAATACATCCTGGCAAAAGGAATGGACAAAATGTATCAGCACCAGATTCAGCTTACTGAATTGCTGATTAACGGGTTGAATGAAGTTGACCAGATAAAAATAATTGCTTCTGAAATCAGCAAGCAAATGTTGCCCGTTGTGCCCCTGATAATAAAAGATTTACCCTCCAGCGAAGCAGCTTTACAACTGGATCGGGAATTCGGTATCATGACCCGTGCTGGTTTGCATTGCTCTCCTCTGGCTCACAAAGCTTTGGGAACTTTTCCACAAGGAACTGTCCGACTGAGCCTCGGAAACTTTACGACTCAAAAAGAAATAGAGATTACCATTAATGCCCTTAAAAAAATTTGTCAAACCCAAACCCAAAACTAAAACACAATATAAATGTCCACCAATGCCAACAAATGCCCATCAATGCCCAAAATAATAAATCAAACAACTTAATACCACATGAAAACAATAGATGCAAAAGGGAAACTCTGCCCTACACCTTTAATCATGACTAAAAAAGCGCTAAACGAAATCGCCGGCGATGAAAGCCTCGAAGTGTTGATTGACAACGAAACTTCGATGAAAAATGTAACCCGCTTCCTTGAAGACAATGGAATGAAAGTGCTAGCGGAAAAGAAGGAAAATGTCTTTCATCTTTTCGTTAACAAAACAGGAGTTATTCCAGATAGTGCGAAGGTTGAAGACTACTGCGAAGTGGATTTGTCCAAAACCTCCAATCTTGTTATTGGCATTCAGCGCAACAGGCTTGGCGATGGCGCCGAAGAGCTGGGAACACTTTTGATTAAGGCATTCATCAACACTTTGCCGGAGACAACAGTAAAACCGAAAACACTGGTTTTTCTTAATTCAGGTATTTTTCTGGCAATAAGCGACTCCCCGGTTCTGGATTCGTTGCGAAAGTTGGAAAACACTGGAACAGAAATTCTTGTATGCGGAACCTGCCTCGATTATTACCAAAAGAAAGCCGAGCTTTCCGTTGGCAAGATTTCTAACATGTACGATATTCTCGAGCGACTTGGCCAGGCTTCGCATGTAATCTATCCTTAATTATTAAGTGCTCAGGTCAAATTCATGATGTACTACATATTGATCTTCGAATCAACGCATAAAGTGCTAAAATCGGAAATGCTCCTCCTGGCAAACGGGGTTAATTTTGACATCATTCCCACACCAAAAGAGTTGTCATCCGACTGTGGAATGTCCATCAGAATTAATCCAAAAAGAGCTGATTTTCCAAAAGTTAAGTGGATACTTGAAGCCCAGGGGATTAAATTTGTCATACACGAAAAACTTCAAAAATGAAACAGTTCGATTTATTAACCACTATTGAATATGGCGGGTGTTCGGCCAAGTTGCCTGCGAAAGAGTTGGATAAAACCCTGGCCGGACTTCCCAAAACCCCTCATTCAAACCTGCTGGTGGGAACCGAAACCCATGATGATGCAGGGGTTTTTAAAATCAGTGATGAAATTGCCCTTATTCAGACTACCGATTTTTTCCCGCCGGTATGCTCCGATCCTTACGAGTTTGGTCAGATTGCTGCAGCCAATGCTTTGAGCGATGTTTATGCGATGGGAGGCGAGGCGCTCACTGCATTGAATCTTGTTTGCTTTCCGGCTAATATTCCTTTGGAGGTATTGAAAGAAATATTGCGGGGCGGCATTGACAAAGTGAAAGAATCGGGTGGAGTGATTGCAGGCGGACACACTATAGTTGACGACACGCCGAAATATGGACTCGCAGTGACCGGAAAGGTTCATCCCGACAAGATCATTACCAATGCTGCCGCGCAGCCCGGCGATGTGCTCATTCTGACCAAGCCCATCGGCGCCGGAACCATCATGGCCGGTCATCGGATTGGTGAAGTGGATGAAAAGCGTTACCAGGCTGTGCTGGAAAGCATGATGCAACTCAATAAAAAAGGGGCTGAAATCATGCAGCAATTTGGTGTAAGGTGTGCGACAGACATCACCGGATTCGGTCTGGCCGGCCATGCACTTAAAATGGCGATGGGCAGCAAAGTAACCATCGAAATTGAAGCTGAAAAAGTTCCATTATTTGATGGAGCTTACGACCTGATTGATCTGGGTTGCATACCTGGCGCTTGTTTCCGGAATTTGGAGTATGTGGAAGATCATTGCGTTTTTAATGAATCATTGGACTACAACCTCAAAATGCTCATGCTCGACGCACAGACTTCGGGTGGTTTGCTGATTTGTTGTCAGGAAAAAAAAGCGATGAAAATGATGCACGAACTGAAACAGGTCGGTTTCAGTAAATCCGCTGTGATCGGTACTGTAAAGACAAACACGGCAACATATAATAGCACCTTGGAATTTGTATGAAAACTTTGCAATTTGAGGCTCAACGATTAGAAATTTTGGGCAGGACCTAAAAGAGTAAAAACGGCCTGCAACTTTCGGATTCGCTGCAGGCCGATTAAATCTTATTTACCTTGTTTATCAGAGCGCCCCTTCGTCGTAAGCTTTTTCACCATGGAGGCTGCCATCAAGCCCTAATGCTTCATCTTCTTGTTTAACCCTGACCGGAGTAATCATATTGATAATGACGAGCATCAGGTAAGTGAAAATAAAGGCATAAATTGATGCTCCCACAACAGCCACTATCTGTTTAAAGAAAAAAGAGGAATTTCCAAAAATGAGACCATCAGCGCCAAAACCATTAATAGCTTTACTGGCAAAAACACCAAGCAAAATTGTGCCCAGAACGCCCCCGACTCCATGCACACCCCAAACATCTAGTGCATCATCCCAACCCCGTTTGTTTTTATACTTCACTGCATAGTAGCAAACAATACCGGCAGCAGCCCCGATGATGGGAGATGCCCATAAAGGAACGAAACCGGCACAGGGAGTAATGGTGGCCAGACCGGCAATGGACCCCGTGAGTAGCCCTACAAATTTGGGTTTCTTTTCTTTCGACCATTCAAGAACAACCCAGGCGATGGTAGCAAAAGATGCAGCGATGTCAGTATTTAAAAATGCCAGGGATGTAATGAAGTCAACCTGAACTTCACTGCCGGCATTAAATCCATACCATCCAAACCATAAAAGCCCGCTTCCGATGGCTACCAGAGGGATACTGTTAGGTGTTGAATTTTTATCATTTCTTGCTCCTACATAAAATACTGACGCCAACGCTGCAAAACCGGCTGTTGCGTGGACAACAATCCCTCCTGCAAAGTCGAGCACACCCCATTGCGCCAATAATCCCCCTCCCCAAATCATGTGGACAAAAGGATAATATACAAGTATTTGCCAGAATGTAAGGAAAATGAGGTAGGCTTTGAATGAAACACGATTGACAAATGCTCCGGTTATCAATGCTGGTGTAATGATGGCAAACATCATCTGGTAGGCAATGAATACGATCTCAGGTATTTTGCCATTCGAATACATCGAATCTATACCAACGCCAAATAAAAAGGCTTTGTCCAGATTGCCAATAAGCCCGCCTTCACCACCACTAAAACAAAGTGAATATCCGAAAAATATCCACATAACCGTTGTCCATCCGAGAGATACAAAACTTTGTATCATGATGCCCAGGATGTTCCTTTTTGTAGCTAAGCCGCCATAGAAAAAAGCCAGTCCGGGGGTCATGAGCATAACCAGACTGCTGGCAAGCAGCATAAAACCAGTTGAACCGGTGTCAATTTGCAATAACATAATATTCCCTCCTAATTTTAAAGTGTTATACCAAAGACAAAGAAAATTGTCGAAGCTTGCGGGTTGAAAATAAGGCTGGCTTTCAGCGGTAAATCAAATTCATCGGTTATTTTTAGGGCACGATAACCGGTGATGCCGGCATTAACCAATGCGAAATCACCTTCGTAGAGCGGAGTGCTGTAAACACTGGCTGAGGGTGTAAAACCCAAAAAGAGATCAATGTCATTTTCCTGAATGGAAAACTTATAGCCCAACTCGATATAGGTGGAATATTGATTTTCAAAATTTACCTGCTCAATTGTGCCTGTGTTTGATGTAATGGTGTCAGTTGGCAATTTATCATTCCCAAAAATCATGGTTCCAACAAGCAACCTGACTGGAAATTTTTTCGTTCCATTAAATTGAACTGCTGCTTCGATGAGGTGTGTGGTAAACTTGTCTTCAGGATTCCCGGTAAGAGGGTCATAGCGGATCTCATTTTTGTTTGACCAGGCAAAATAGCGGCTGTCATTAATATCTGATGACGAGTTAGGGACGAAATAGTCCGTTAAAATGACAGAAAAACTTTTCACATTGGCTTTCAAATAGAAATCTGTTTCGGTAAAATCGGAATTGGTAGCATACGCGCCCCAAAACCCGGCTTCAAAGGCGCCTTTTGATAATGAAAAGGTTGGCTGGATACTCGGAGAACCGCCAAAATCATAACCTCTCCAAACATAGCGGCTGAAAATGTCGGCGCCAACGTTCAGTTTTAATGGTTGTGGATTCTGTGCCAACAAGGATGATGTCAGCAGCAATAAAATTACACTTAAAAGTTGCGTAGATTTTTTTACTTTGCCCATAGTTTTGTGTGTTTGTTTTACGCAGCAAAAGTAAAATCAGAAACCTTGCGCCCTGATCCGTTTTTTGACTGAATTTTATTTCCGAAAAATGCGGATAAGTAAGTAAATTACCGATAAGAATCTAAATTTCTGTTTGTGAGAGAAAAGCCCTTCGGGGATGAGTTGGCAGTAAGAAGTCGGCAGTATGCAGTACCATCACTCCATTCCTCCATTCCTCAATCAAATTCAAACTAACAATCCTGTATGAACTGAAGTTATTTTTGCCAACCAAGCGACTAATGGATTTTTATTTGAAAACAAACCGGAATCATTCGATCTCGATGATTTTGTTTTTGATGGCATAGATAATAATCTCAGCAGTGCTGCGCAGCTTCAGCTTTTGCATCATATGATTTTTATGGCTATCCACAGTGCGCACGCTAATGAAGAGTTTATCGGCAATTTCCTTGTTAGATAAGCCCTTGCCAATTTGCTGAATGATTTCTATTTCACGGGAGGTCAGTTGGTTTTCTTTATCAACGGGCAGAAATTTTTTCTGTGTTTTTTTGATAAAACTTTTCATCATATTACTTGTGATGAGTTTGCCGAAGTATTCATCCCCATCGGCAATATCATAAATGGCTTCGAGCAATTCTTTACGCCCGGTATCTTTCGGAAGGTAACCCTTGGCTCCATTAATTACCGAGTTGATCACAAAATCTTCGTTGGAATGCATCGAAAGAATCAAAACGGCAATTTGGGGATACAACTCGCTGATTTTTCGGGTAAGCTCGATGCCGGAGATTCCTGGCATCGAAATATCCATAATGATGATATCCGGCTCGGATGTTTCAAGCATGCGAAGCAATTCGTCCCCATTTGAAGCTTCGGCAACTACTTTAAAATCATCAATGTCCGATAGCAAAGCTTTAATCCCATCTCTGAAAATCTGGTGATCATCAGCAAGGACAATATGAATCTTTTTATTCATAAAAATCTGGTATGATAATGTTTATTTTTGTTCCATTTTGATCTGAATGAATCGTGAAGTTGCCTCCCAGTATTTCCACCCGGTCTTTCATATTGGTTAACCCATTTCCCTTTGAATGATTTTTGGAAGTACTGAACCCATGCCCATTGTCAGCAATGATCAGTTGAAGCGCTTGTTGAGCAATCCCGATAGAAATATTGACTTCACTTGCGCCGGAATGTTTTGCAATATTGGTTAAAGCTTCCTGAATAATTCGATACAGGTAAATCTGCAACTGCGCATCACATTGTTTTTCGATTTCGGGAAATGAAAAATCAACTTTAATCCCGACATTTTTCTCAATTTCAATACACAGATTTTCGATGGCCGGGATCAGACCAAACTCGCTTAATACCGGAGGAATCAGGTTTTCAGACATTGATCGGATTTCTTTAGCTGTTATTCCCAACAAATGCTTGGCTTCTTCGACAACTGTCGAAATCTTGCCCGGGGTTATTCCCTGTAATCGCTCAAGCTTCATTTTAATGGCCAGGATGTATTGGCCCAGGCCATCATGAAGCTCGCGTGCAATGCGGATTCTTTCGCTTTCCTGTCCGTCAATCATGCTTCGGATTCGCATTGCCCGTTCTTTAACAATCTGAATATTTTTTTGCTCAAGTTGAGCTACCATGCTGTTGAAGGCTTTGATCAGCTCGCCCATTTCATCTTCCGTATGATTTTGTTCGATAATCCGATACTTTCCTTGTGCAATCTGATTTGCTGCATTTTTAAGCTGAATGATGGGACGTGAAATCTGCATTGAAATAATATAGGCCAGGGCGAAAATAAAGGCTGATACTACCACGCTGATGAGCAGAACACTGTTTCTGATGGTGTAAATCGGGATCATGGCTTCATCCAGATCAATCTCGGCCATGATAATCCAATTCAACCCCTGAATTTGCATTCGGTTGTGTGATCCCAGTACCTCTATCCCCCGGTAATCATTGTA
It contains:
- a CDS encoding aminotransferase class V-fold PLP-dependent enzyme, coding for MAIYLDNSATSWPKPQSVIKAMIDYMENYGGSPGRSGHTFALKAARKVFETRELIARFFNVPSSDRVIFTANGTHAINLGLKGLLKKGDHVIISHMEHNSVFRPLKHMENSGLIDLSTTDVDQNGAIDPNDIKKAIKPNTRMVAMLHGSNVSGTVFPIKEIGAICKSHGILFMVDAAQTAGLIPIDVQRDNIDLLAFTGHKKLNGPPGIGGLCLKDELHLEGLVLGGSGSRSEMAEHPQFYPDRLEAGTLNTVGIIGLKAGMEYILAKGMDKMYQHQIQLTELLINGLNEVDQIKIIASEISKQMLPVVPLIIKDLPSSEAALQLDREFGIMTRAGLHCSPLAHKALGTFPQGTVRLSLGNFTTQKEIEITINALKKICQTQTQN
- a CDS encoding HAMP domain-containing protein — protein: MTDLDSLNLSWLWEKVKNRHETFVSDYYFDDQLMKPVIYLANPVFENSVLIGMICLEISIDVINSIMYKTNPMNGLGNTGEAYLVGDDFLMRSSSRFDQNSILKTRVETDGVKSAFEGLSGSSHYNDYRGIEVLGSHNRMQIQGLNWIIMAEIDLDEAMIPIYTIRNSVLLISVVVSAFIFALAYIISMQISRPIIQLKNAANQIAQGKYRIIEQNHTEDEMGELIKAFNSMVAQLEQKNIQIVKERAMRIRSMIDGQESERIRIARELHDGLGQYILAIKMKLERLQGITPGKISTVVEEAKHLLGITAKEIRSMSENLIPPVLSEFGLIPAIENLCIEIEKNVGIKVDFSFPEIEKQCDAQLQIYLYRIIQEALTNIAKHSGASEVNISIGIAQQALQLIIADNGHGFSTSKNHSKGNGLTNMKDRVEILGGNFTIHSDQNGTKINIIIPDFYE
- the selD gene encoding selenide, water dikinase SelD, coding for MKQFDLLTTIEYGGCSAKLPAKELDKTLAGLPKTPHSNLLVGTETHDDAGVFKISDEIALIQTTDFFPPVCSDPYEFGQIAAANALSDVYAMGGEALTALNLVCFPANIPLEVLKEILRGGIDKVKESGGVIAGGHTIVDDTPKYGLAVTGKVHPDKIITNAAAQPGDVLILTKPIGAGTIMAGHRIGEVDEKRYQAVLESMMQLNKKGAEIMQQFGVRCATDITGFGLAGHALKMAMGSKVTIEIEAEKVPLFDGAYDLIDLGCIPGACFRNLEYVEDHCVFNESLDYNLKMLMLDAQTSGGLLICCQEKKAMKMMHELKQVGFSKSAVIGTVKTNTATYNSTLEFV
- a CDS encoding ammonium transporter; its protein translation is MLLQIDTGSTGFMLLASSLVMLMTPGLAFFYGGLATKRNILGIMIQSFVSLGWTTVMWIFFGYSLCFSGGEGGLIGNLDKAFLFGVGIDSMYSNGKIPEIVFIAYQMMFAIITPALITGAFVNRVSFKAYLIFLTFWQILVYYPFVHMIWGGGLLAQWGVLDFAGGIVVHATAGFAALASVFYVGARNDKNSTPNSIPLVAIGSGLLWFGWYGFNAGSEVQVDFITSLAFLNTDIAASFATIAWVVLEWSKEKKPKFVGLLTGSIAGLATITPCAGFVPLWASPIIGAAAGIVCYYAVKYKNKRGWDDALDVWGVHGVGGVLGTILLGVFASKAINGFGADGLIFGNSSFFFKQIVAVVGASIYAFIFTYLMLVIINMITPVRVKQEDEALGLDGSLHGEKAYDEGAL
- a CDS encoding response regulator transcription factor produces the protein MNKKIHIVLADDHQIFRDGIKALLSDIDDFKVVAEASNGDELLRMLETSEPDIIIMDISMPGISGIELTRKISELYPQIAVLILSMHSNEDFVINSVINGAKGYLPKDTGRKELLEAIYDIADGDEYFGKLITSNMMKSFIKKTQKKFLPVDKENQLTSREIEIIQQIGKGLSNKEIADKLFISVRTVDSHKNHMMQKLKLRSTAEIIIYAIKNKIIEIE
- the yedF gene encoding sulfurtransferase-like selenium metabolism protein YedF, which codes for MKTIDAKGKLCPTPLIMTKKALNEIAGDESLEVLIDNETSMKNVTRFLEDNGMKVLAEKKENVFHLFVNKTGVIPDSAKVEDYCEVDLSKTSNLVIGIQRNRLGDGAEELGTLLIKAFINTLPETTVKPKTLVFLNSGIFLAISDSPVLDSLRKLENTGTEILVCGTCLDYYQKKAELSVGKISNMYDILERLGQASHVIYP
- a CDS encoding DUF3343 domain-containing protein, encoding MMYYILIFESTHKVLKSEMLLLANGVNFDIIPTPKELSSDCGMSIRINPKRADFPKVKWILEAQGIKFVIHEKLQK